The sequence below is a genomic window from Sulfurimonas sp..
CCAGGAATTTGCATAGGGTTTTTAATACCCAATTCTGCTTGCAATTCAGATTTTAAACCTAAATATTTTTCTTTTAAACGAGCCATCTATTATGCCTCCACTTTACGAACATTTGAAACATCTATCGGCATCTCTTTATTGATATGTCCGCCTTTAGTATTCTCTTCTGTCGGTTTAATAGCTTTTTTAGCGATTTTACAACCCTCAACAATTACCTTGTTTT
It includes:
- the rplX gene encoding 50S ribosomal protein L24, with amino-acid sequence MAKFNFKKGDTVEIIAGDDRGTKATVLAVLPKKNKVIVEGCKIAKKAIKPTEENTKGGHINKEMPIDVSNVRKVEA